In the Sedimentisphaera cyanobacteriorum genome, CGCGCTTACAGTAATCGTGCGCTGTCTGTTGGAGCGGTTGATCTGTGAATAGCCTCTTCCGTATTCTATATTTGCAGCAGTTTCGAATGGTATCTGCCTTGAGTCCGGAGTTTTTATCATTACGTCTTTAATGTCCCTGAGAGTGGTTCTTTTCTCGTACGGGTATCTGAGCATAATGCGAACCTCATCCTTTTGCCTTTGAATCCTCTGCACTTCATCCCCGTAAAAGCCCTGTCGTGCCTGAACCGCAATGTCTGCCAAGGTTAGTCCGGCATCTCTTCCCTCACGTGAGAGAGAAAGCTTAATCTCCCTTTTGCCTTGTTCGAAGTTGTCTTTAATATCCTTCACGCCCGGTATCTGAGATATTCGTTTTTGGAAAATTTCAACGGATGTTTTAAGCCTCTCAAAATCCCTGTTTCCAAGTTCTATCTTTACAGCATCACCAGCGTCCTGCATAGTATAGTTATACTCAATAGAATTCAGGCCCGGTATCAAACCTACATTTTCACGCCATCTGTTTACAAATTCCTTCGAGGAAATACTCCTTTGCTCAGCGCTGAGCAGCTCTACCTCCACTACAGCGAGATGAGATGAAGCAGAACTGTCAGATATTTGAGGGCCGGGAGAATTGTCTACAATCTGAGATTTTCCTACAATAGTGGTTATATATTTTACCAGCGATTTTTCCGATTGGGATTTCTCAGTCAGCTCGGAGGCTGTTTTTCTGCCGGCCTTTTCTACTGTAGCTGCAGCATTCTGAGTTTTTTCAGAAGGCGTTCCAACGGGCATTTCTATAGAAACGCTAACCGTATCTGAATCAACGGAAGGGAAAAAAGTGTATTTTATATAGCCTGCTCGAATTACCGCGAATGTAATAATCAAAACAAACAGGCTGCAGGCCATAGTAACGTATCGCCAGCTTATTATTCTTGCAATAAAGCTTTTGAAAACCCCTTGAGAAAATTTCTCGTGGGAGCTGTCTATGAGCTTTCTGAGCCTTCCGGGTCTGTCTCGGCCTGTTTTTTTCATTGAAGCATCGAGATGGGCAGGCAGGATAAGAAGAGATTCCACCAATGATATGGCAAGAACGGATATAACCACTATTGGAATAACTCGAAGTATCCGTCCCATTATCCCGATTGTAAACATCATTGGCAGGAACGCTACTATTGTCGTTAGAACAGCTATAGTAACGGGGCTGGCCATCTCTTTTGCGCCCTGTACAGCGGCCTTTGCGGCAGGCACACCTTTCTGGTGCAGCGCATGGATATTCTCTCCTACAACGATAGCATCATCTACAACTATACCCAAACATATTATAAAGGCAAACAGAGAAAGCATATCTATCGAAACGCCGAGAAAAGATAAGATAATCATCCCGCCCATAAACGAGATCGGTATCCCGAGGGTTGTCCAAAACGAGAGCCTTATATTCAGCGAGATTAGAAGACAGATGAATACGAGTATCAAACCGTTTCTGCCGTTGTTGAGCAGGAGGCTGAGCCTTGAACGCAGATGCACAGAATAATCGTTGTATGTCTGCATGCTAATTCCGGCGGCCAGAGAGCCTCGGTTTTTCTCTACGTAATGCTCAACTTCTGCAGCTATATCTACAGCATCCTGCCTGCCTACTCTGCCAACCTCCACAAGCACAGCAGGCTCTCCGTTGAACCGTGTGATCATGGGGGTTTCTTCAAAGCCGTCTATAACCTCCCCTAGCTCAGAGAGGCGCAGGACGCTGCCGTCCTTATTGGTTTTAACGATTATATCCTCGAATTCTTCGCCTGAGTACATCTGTCCCTGAGTGCGGATTAGTATTTCCCCGCTGCGGGTTTCTATAGAACCTCCCGGAACATCAATTGAAGACTCAGCTATAACTCTGCTGATTTGCCTAAACGTGAGGTTGTATTTTCGAAGCATCTTTTCTGATACTTCAATCGATATTTCGTAGGGAGGAGCCCCTTTAATGCTGCATTGGGTAATCGTTTCGCTGTCTAAAAGGTCGTCGCGAATCTCTTCGCCGATTTTTCTCAGCGATTTCTGAGATGCCTGTCCGTAAACCATTACAGTTACGATATGGTCGGATTGGTCAACCTCAGATATCTCCGGCTTTTCAGCTTCTTCAGGGAATGTCCTTATTCGGTCAACTTCTTTTTTTATCTCATCGAGCATCTCGCTTGTATCAGCGAAATCTTCCAGCTCTACAAGCACCCAGCCCAGACCTTCCGAGGCCGTGGAATACACCTTCTTGATGTCTTCCAGCCCCGAAACCGCTTCCTCTAAAGGAAGGCAAATCCCTGTTTCAACTTCTTCAGGCGAAGCTCCGAGATACTGAACCGATATTGTGATCATCTTGTTGTCTATATCAGGGAAGATCTCAAGATTGCTTGTTAGAGACGCTGCAATCCCTCCGCCTATTATTACAAACATAAGCAGATTCGCTGCTACGTGATTTCCCGCAAACCAGCCTATAAGCCCTTTACGTGAATCCATCAATCCTGCTCCGATTGTTTTTTCTGACTTTCCATAGGATTGATTTTCATTCCGTCAACTGGGGAATCAATCATACTGGTAATTATCTTCTCTCCGTCTTCCAGGCCTTTGGATATATATGCATATTTTCTGTCTATTCGAAGGACATCAACTTTTCTGATCTCGAGCCTGTTTTTCGGAGCTGCCACCCAAACCTCTTTCATATTATGAACAGCTGTGGATGGTACTGCCGCGATATTCTTTATTTCGTCTCCGATGAAACTCGCCTTAACAAACATTCCGGGAAGAGGGGTTAGCCCTGAATCCTTAAAGCCTTCTTTATTAAGCTCAACAATTACAGTAACCATTCGCGTCGACGGGTTTACCATGCCGGCATTTCTGGCAGCCCGACCATTCCAAATATATTTTTTGCCGGCATATTCAGCTTCAATTTCCACCTTGCCTGCGTTTTCTCCCCCAACAGCGAACCACTGCAGGTCTTCATCTCTCAGCGGGACTTCCACATTGAAAATCTCTGTAGAATAAACTCTCGCTGCCGGCTCGCCGGGAGCTATGTATTCGCCTGCCTCTTTGAATTTCTCAGTAACGATTCCGTCGAAAGGTATTGAAATTTGAGTCCTGTTGAGGTCGAGTTTGGCTTTTTCCAGTCTTGCTTTTGCACTTTCAAGGGCAGCCTCTGCCTCATTAACCTGAGGAATCCTCAATACAAGCGGGTTAGATGGCTCTTTATTCGGGTGAAGCTCTCTCCATTCTCTTTTGGCCACGTCAGCCTGAGCAAGCTCCTTGTCTAGCTTAACCTTTGCAGCTGCCACGGAAGCCTTTGCTGTTTCAAGGGCGATTTCGTAATCCCGCTGGTCTATCTCAAGCAGAACAGACCCTTTCTGAAAACTTTCGCCCTCGTTTATCTCAAAGCTGGTTATCTTTCCGGGCACTTCGCTGACGATTTGCGATGATGTTTCCGGCACAACATTTCCGTAATTATCAATAATTACAGGCGTGTCTTTGAGCTTTGCAACTGCTGTCTCAACTGTAGGGATCAGTTTAGGAGCCTTTTCAGGCTGGATTTTTTCCCTGCTCTTGAAAATAATATACGCACCGAGACCCGCTGCTGCAAGAATCAGAAGGAATAAAACTGCCTGAGCAGCCGGTCTTACAGCTTTTTCCTTATTTTGCATTTCCGCAGCCTCGCTTAGATTTATTTGTCATTATTTTTCATCTCCCAATTACCGCCAAGGGCAAGATGAAGATTGCATCTGTTTACCCAAATCTGACCTATCATATAATTAACCTGAAACTCCGTATTCCGCCTGCGTCTCTCAGTCTGAAGCAGGGCGGTAAAAGGCGCAAGACCTGAGTTGTATTCACGTTTGATGCTTCTTTCAGCCTTCTCTGCCTGCTTGAGGCTTTCCTTGAGATGTTTTAGCTGGGTGTTATAAAGACGCTCCTGCAGCAGAAGTGTTTCCACCTCTTTCAACGCATCGAGAAAAGATTTTGAATACTCGAAGGCAAGTTCTTCCACTCTCGCACGATTGTATTTCACCGCTGCCTTCAGCCTTCCGCCTTCAAACAGAGGCTGGGTGATATTAGCTGCGAGAGAGTAAACTGAATTGCTGCTTTCCAAAAGACCGGAAAAGTCATCGGACAGCCTGCCGCCGGAGGCCGTAAGGGATATTTGCGGATACATATCAGCAATGCTTACATTCAAATCCTGAACCGACGCTGAAAGCCTGCGCCTGCCTGCCCGAAGGTCAGGTCTGCGGTCAAGAAGGCTGGCGGGTATCATATCTGAAATCTTCGCAGGCTCAGGAAGTCCTATAGAATCGCCTTTAAGCTCGGTGCTGCCCGGAGCGCGTCCGAGGATTATATCAAGCGAATAAAGGTAGTCCTTGAGCTGCTTTTCGTAATCAGATGTCTCAGAATTCACTGAAGCCAAGTTTTGTCTTGCAAGATATACCTCAGAGATATTCGATACTCCGTTTCGGTATCTTCTTTCGACTGTGCGAACAGTTTTCTGCCAGCTGTCTGCATTTTGCCTGCTGACAGTCAGCTGCATTTTTGCCACAACCGAAAGAGCCCTTAATTTTACCGTGCTCGATACCACTGAATGCATAACTGCCAGACGGCTCTCTACACTGGCCAAATATCTTTGAAGAGCAGCCTGCTCACCCGAAGCCTGCTTGCCGAAAAGATCCAGAAGATAGTTGATTCGAAGCCCTGCCTGAAGGTTGTCTGACGGTTTGTATGCCGGCATTTCTTTTCCTCTTGAGGCGGACAGCTCCAGCTTAGCATAAGGCCAGTCCTGAGAGGCCTGAATGTTGAGGTTTTCCTTTGCCTGCTTAACCCTTGAAAATGCTGATTTAATGCTCAAATTATTCTCTAAGGCCGCTTGAACTAACCGGTTAGTTTCTGGGTCTTTAAACTGCTGCCACCATTTACCAGACCATTTCTCGTATCTGCTCTCAGCATTGGAAAAGTTTTCCGGATTATTTATAAATTCATTCGGCACATCAGGGGAATACTTTTTCCTGCTGTAGTCTTCTCCGACCGTGCAGCCGGCAATCATTATAGCGTATAAAAGCAAAAATATGTTTAACAATTTACTCATAGCGTATTTTTATCCCTCAGCAGGGTTACAATGCTTATTTCACCAGGACAGTTCAGCCTTGCCGTGAGCCTGCTGCTGCCTGCGCCAGCGGTAGTTATTCCGACAAGATTTTTGTATTTCCATTGCCCTCTGGCGTACCGCATAGGAGCCCGGCAGTTTGTATAAACGGGGATGCCGCTTGGAAGGCAAAACTGCCCGGCATGCGTATGCCCTGCAAGCATAAGAGCAAAACCTGCCTGCTGAGCCCTTGAATAATAGTTGGGGTTATGGCAGAGCAGTATTCTGAATGCGTCCGGAGCTTCTATCGAGCTTATCATAGCGTCCCAGTCGTCATTGTGCAAGTTGTGGTGGTCTCCAAGCCCTGCAACGCAGATCTTCTCTCCCGTCGGTGATTCAATCAATGCTGAGCTGTTTATAAGCATTCCGGCACCAGCCTTTTCAAGATGCTCTGCTATAAAAAGTGAGTCGTGATTACCGAGAATAGAATGAATTACGGCTTTTTTACCCTTTATTTCTTCAAGAAGAGAGTTCATAAACCTGCAAACCCATACGGGAAATTCCCCGTCTCCCCAAGCATAATCGCCGCCTAAAAAACAATAGTCAAAATCGAGTGATTTTATTATCTCCATAACTTTATCATGAAAGCCCTCTCTGCCCGGATAATGGATGTCTGCAAGAAAGAGAATTCTCTTTCCTGAAAATGATTTCGGCAGATTGGAAAAAGCAAGATTGTAACTGCGAACTTTGATGTTGAAATAATCTTTTCGAGCACGATTCCAAAACCTTGCAGCTTTGAGGATTCTCATTGCAGTGATGTCCTCAATATCTGCATTAATCATACCGGGTTCTTTATTATTTAAAAAATTCAAGACATACCTTTTCAATACAGCAGAGCTTTAATAAATTTGCAAAAGAATTATACGCAACCATCAGGCTTGTTCAACGATTAACAACGATTGATTCTGTCTAAAATAATAGTATAATAATAATTCTATGCATACAAAAATATATCAAAACTTAGAGATAGAATCTCATGAGCTTTCCGAAGCGGCAGAGATTTTGAAAAGGGGCGGAATCGTAGCTTTCCCTACGGAAACTGTTTATGGGCTTGCAGCGAGAGCAGACAGCGAAACTGCGTCCAAGCTCAGCGAACTCAAGAGCAGGAAAGAGGGGAAATATTATTCTCTGCATATACCTTTTCCGGAGGCCTTGAGCAGTTATGTTCCTGATATCGATTTGAAATCTAAAAAGATAGTAGATAATTTCTGGCCAGGGCCGCTTACGATGGTTTTCAATGTTTCGCCCGAAAAAATGAGCCGCAAGCATCGAAAACTCGCTGAAAAATGGGATTCAATATATCACAACCAGACTGTGGGCATCAGATGTCCGGATGAAGAAACCGCAGCGAGATTTTTATATCTGGCCGGAGTTCCCGTAGTTGCCACTAGCGCAAATATATCCGGCAAAGAGCCTGCTGTAACCGGAGAAGAGGTAATAAAGCAGTTTGACGGGAAAATTGATGCTGTAATCGACGGGGGCGTCTGCTCGGAGGCCTTGAACAGCACAGTAGCTATGATATCTCAAAACAAGCTTATGGTTTTAAGGGAGGGGGCTGTAAAAGAGCAGGAACTTTTGGATATTTCTGCGATTAAGCTGCTCTTTGTCTGCGAAGCCAACACCCTTTCCAGCCCTATAGCTGCCGAGCTTTGCAGAAAAAGGCTTGCGGAAAATTTTGAATGCAGTGTTTCCCAGCTCGAGGAAAAAGGCTATAATATCTCATGTGCAGGAGTAAAAATCGAGATCGACAAGCCTGCACATCAAGCTGCGATGGAATTTGCGAAATCTATCGGCGGTAATCTGGACGGGCATATAACTACCGGTCTTTCTGAAAAAGATATTATAGAAAGCGATGCGATATTTGTTATGGCTGAAAAACAGAGGGATAGAATACTCGAATTCTACCCTCAAGTTCGTGATAAATGTTATCTTTTGCGTAAAGGCAAAAACATAATTGAACCGGACGGGAAAGACGAAAACTTCCAGGAATTCGTAGAATTGCTGGAGGATTCGGTCAATAAAAGATTAGGTGAAATTGTATTATGATTATAGCTTTAGCTAACGACCACAGAGGTTACGAAACAAAAATACTTATCAGAGGCCTTGTAGAAAAAATGGGGCACGAATGCGTAGATTACGGCTCTGACGGCAAAAGCCCTGTTGATTATCCAGATGTGGGCTATTCAGCATCTATTGCTGTTTCTAATGGCGAGGCGGACAGAGGAATCCTCATTTGCGGTACGGGTATTGGGATGTGCATAACTGCGAACAAGGTAAAGAATGTGCGCGGTGCTCTGTGTTTTGATGAAATAAACGCACGCGTTTCAAGGCAGCATAATGATGCCAACGTGCTTTGCCTTTCAGGCGACCTGCTCGGAGAAAGCTCTGTGAGAAGGATAGTTGAAGTGTGGCTGGAAACAGACTTTATGGGCGGAAGACATCAGCAGAGGCTTGACAAGGTTCGCAAGATAGAGCAGGGCGAAGACCCTAGGGAATAGCTTATAAAGCCTTCATCAGCCTATAATATGTAAATACTCTGATTCTATGAGATTATAAAACTATTTGCGAACAGCTTTTTTTACCAGAGATGATGCATCTTCAGGATAAATCCCCGGGTATTTATGCTTCATAGCTGCCACGATAAGCCCCAAAAACATCGGACTTGGATTTAGAGGTCTTGAGGTTAGGCAGGGATGCGCCTGAGTGCCGATAAAATACGGGTGTTCAGGCAGCTCGAGAATCTGCATAATCGGATGATTTGGCGCTTTGCCCGAAAACACCAAGCCCGCATTTTCAAGCTCTTGGATATATTCCGGGTCAACCTCATATCTGTGTCTGAATCTGAGTCTTGCCGAAAGCACATCTCCGAAAAGCTTATATGCAAGCGTATCCTTCTTAATTTCTACATCTCTTCCGCCTAAACGCATATTCCCCCCAAGACCTTCAATTTTTTTCTGCTCCGGCAGAAGGTTAATCACAGGACTGCTGCAGTTGGGGGCTATCTCTGAACTGTTTGCGTTTTTGATCCCGCATACATTTCTCGCATATTCAATAACTGCCATCTGAAAACCAAGGCAGAGACCGAGATATGGAAGACCGTTCTCTCTTGCAAACCTTATACATTCAATCTTTCCCTCAGTGCCGCGCACGCCGAACCCGCCGGGGACTATTATACCGTCAACACCTCTAAGAGCGCTTTCTGTATTTTCGGGGGTTATATCTGTAACCTCTATCCACTCTACATTCACCTTGCAGCCAAGCCAAGCCTCGCAATGTTCAATGGCATTGCTGATTGAGGCGTAGCTGTCTCGAACGGATATGTATTTGCCGGTAATGCCTATTGTTACCTCATTCTTATGATCTTTGGTTACCCGATCGGTAAAATCGCACCATTTCTCCCACTCACTGCGCTCCTTGCGCAGATCAATCTTATCTTCAATCCCAAGCATCTTGATGATGCTGAAATCTACGCCGCTGTCTCTGAGCATTGAGGGTATCAGGTATATGCTTTTCGAATCGTGCATACTGAAAACATTGCTGAAAGGAACATTGCTGAAAAGGCTAATCTTTTCTCGAACCTGCTCGGTAACCTCCTCTTCGCATCTGCACGCAATAATCGAGGGCTGAATACCTTTCTGGAGCAGCTCTCTGATGCCCAGCTGGGCGGCCTTTGACTTCTGCTCGCCCAATGTTTGCGGGGCTAGTATGTAAGTCAGGGCTACAAAGCAGCAGTTGCTGTCGCCCTCCTCGTTGGCCAGTTCACGCATTGCCTCTATGTAGAATGCGTTCTCCAGATCGCCTGCTGTACCGCCGATTTCAACGAACACAACATCCGCCTCACTGTCTCTTGCCAGCACTCTCAGCTTGCGTTTTACCTCACCTGTAACATGCGGGATAACCTGAACATCCCGCCCGAGATAGCCCCCGCCTCTCTCTGTTTTGAGCACTGAGCTGAATACCTGACCATTGGTGCTGAAATTCTGCTTGGAAAGGTCTATATTCAGCATCCTTTCGTATGTTCCAAGGTCCATGTCGCATTCCATCCCGTCATCAAGCACGAATACCTCTCCGTGCCGGAATGGGTTCAGCGTTCCAGAATCCATATTGAGGTATCCTTCCAGCTTTACAGGGGACACCTTCAGACCCTTGTCCTGCATAAGTTTGGCTACACAGGAAGAAAATATACCCTTGCCAAGACCGCTCATTACTGTACCGAGAACTACTACATACTTCGTTTTACCCTTAACGTATCCTTTAGGCACAGGAGAAAAGAATTCAGTATCCGAGGATTTATTGCTGATGCTTGCAAATATGTCTTCCCTTTTTTGGGACATTTTAACCGCCGTATAAATAATTTATTTAAGTGTTCTTTCAACAAAAGCCATATACTGCTTTTCCGTGTCTATTCCTTCATGCGCCTCTGGAATTTCCTCTGCTATAATCCTGAACCCGTTTTCCAGAGCCCGAAGCTGTTCGAGCGATTCGCTTATCTCAAGAGGTGTACGAGGCATTTGAGTAATTTTCATAAGGAAGTCTTTTCTGTAAGCATAAACCCCTAAATGGCGTTTCATAAGGCTCACATTAGGTTTCCCGTCTTTCCGAGAGTAGGGCACCGGCTGTCTGGTAAAGTAAATAGCGTATCCGTTCTTGGCAACAACTGCTTTAACGGCGTTGGGATTTTCGACCTCGCTTCGGTCCCTGACAGGCGTAACGAGCGTAGCCATATCGGCTTGTTCGTTATTTTTAAGCAGATTTGCAAGCTGGTCGATATTTTTCGGGTCTATTTCAGGCTCGTCTGCCTGCACATTAACAATAATATCGCAGTCAATTTGCTCTGCTGCCTTGGCAACCCTGTCTGTCCCGCTTTTGAGGTCCGGGTCTGTAAGGACGCATTCAGCACCAAAGCTTTCGCAGGCCTGCTGCACCATTTCACTGTCAACAGCTATTACGATTTTTTCTGCCGAATCGGCCTTTGCAGCGGTTTCATAAGTGTGCTGCACGAGATATTTACCAGATTCCGAGGCGAGAATCTTACCTTTGAAACGGGTTGAATCGTATCTGGCGGGTATTATTATAACGGTATTCAAGTCGGTTCCTCGCAGTTAGTTTTTTATTATTTTCTAAAACTCACTGCCTTAATAATTTATTGAAAAACGTTTGATAAGTCAATATTAAAATACACGACAGCGTATCTTGACATTAACTCAGTAAACATTATGATTAGCGTTCTATATATTAACAGATAAACGGAACAGTAGAAATGTCGGAAAATAAAAATTATAAAAAAACGCTGAATCTCCCTAAAACGTCTTTTGCAATGAAGGCTAACCTAACCCAGCGCGAGCCTCAAATGCGCAAACAGTGGGCAAAGGAAAAGATATATCAGAAGATAAGAGAAGCCAGAAAGAACAGCAAACCTTACATCCTCCATGACGGGCCTCCTTATGCCAATGGAGATATCCATATGGGACACGTTATCAATAAGGTGCTCAAGGATGTAGTTGTAAAATACAAAACCATGCGAGGCTTTGATGCCCCTTACGTTCCGGGCTGGGACTGCCACGGGCTCCCGATTGAAGCTAAAGTGATGACCGAGCTCGGAGATGAAGCAGCGGATATGGAAAAGCTTGAGATACGCAAACGCTGCAAGAAGTACGCGAGCAAATACGTTAAGCTTCAGAGCAGGCAGTTTGCATCTCTGGGTGTTTTCGGCAATTATGAGGACCCGTATCTCACAATGGTGCCCGCTTACGAGAAGGGTATCCTTGAGGTTTTCGGCAAGCTTGTAGAGCAGGGGCTTGTTTACAAGCAGCTCAAGCCCATACACTGGTCTGTAGGCTGTCAGACTGCGCTTGCAGATGCTGAGCTTGAATATAAGGACATCACTTCCCCAAGTATTTACGTAAACTTTCCCGCAGAAAGAGAGGCGGCCGAAAAGCTCATCAACCTCGGCCTGGCAGAACAGGGCGAAACCGCCTGCTTTATGATCTGGACAACCACCCCCTGGACACTCTGCGCTAATCTGGCTGTAGCAGTTCATCCGGGGCTTGAATATGCCTCTGTCAAATATCAGAAAAACGGCAAGAAATATGCATCGCTTGTATGCACTGAGCGGATTGAAGCAGCAGTTCAGGCAGCAGGAATATCAGAATACGCCGTTTCTGAGGCGAGAGTTAAGGGCGCAGAGCTGGAAGGGCTGAGATACTCCCACCCCTTTATCACTGAGAAGCCTACTGAATCAGATGCGTATTTTGTCGTTCAGGCCGATTACGTTACCACTGAAGACGGTACTGGCCTTGTGCATACAGCCCCTGGACACGGAACTGAAGACTATATGACCGGCGTTAAAAACGGGCTGGAAATTTACTCTCCCGTAGATGAAAACGGCACCTATGATGATACTGTTCCGGATTTCCTCGCGGGCAAGAATGTGCTGAAGGTGGATGAAGAAGTTATTGAAAGGCTCTCGGCAAAAGGCCTTCTTTTCGCAAGAAAAGACCTGCTCCACAGCTACCCTCACTGCTGGAGGAGCCGGATGCCCGTTATCTTCCGCGCCACAGAGCAGTGGTTTGCAGGCGTTGACATAAAGCTCGAAGACACAGGAAAGACCCTTCGTGAAATGGCCGTCGCCAGTACCGATGAGGTTCGCTGGATACCCGGCTGGGGCAAGAAGCGGATTGCCGGAATGCTTGAATCAAGGCCGGACTGGTGCCTCAGCAGGCAGAGAAGCTGGGGGCTGCCGATACCGGTTTTCGTAAACTCAGAAGGCAGGAGCCTGCTTACGCCCGAATCTGTTGCAGCCGCTGCTGAGCATATCGGAAGAAAAGGCTCAGACAGCTGGTTTACCGATTCCCCTAAGGAGATACTCGGCGAAGATTTTGATTTGCCTGAGGGATTCAGCTTCGATGATCTGGAAAAGGAAGAAAATATTTTTGATGTATGGTTTGAGTCCGGCTGCAGCTGGCACAGCGTGGCAGCAAACAGGGGTTGGGATCTGCCCGTTGATTTGTATCTTGAAGGCAGCGACCAGCACAGAGGCTGGTTCCAGCTTTCACTTCTCCCTGCACTAGGAGCAATGCACAGAGCGCCTTTCAAAAACGTTCTGACTCACGGATTTACAGTAGATGCTGAAGGCCACAAGCAGAGCAAGTCTTTGGGCAATTATGTAAATGCAATGGAGGAGATCGAAAAGTACGGCTCGGACATCCTCAGGCTCTGGGTTTCCAGTGTGAATTATCAGGAAGATATGCGCTGCAGTGATGAGCTTATCGGCAGGATGAGGGATTCTTATCGGAAAATCCGCAATACCATAAGGTATATACTGAGCAATATAAAGGATTTCACGCCGGAAGAGGCGACTGCTTTTGAGGATATGGAGCCAATAGACCAATGGGCTCTTTACCGCTACAACTTTATGGTCAAAAACGTTATCAACGATTATGACAATTTCGTTTTCCATAAGGTATTCGCCGGCGTATACAATTTCTGCACAGTAGAAATGAGCAACATCTATATGGACGTTGTAAAAGACCGTCTGTATTGCGAGCTGCCTGAGAGCCCTTCAAGAAAGAGCTGCCAGACTGTGCTCTGGAAAATACTAAACGGTTTGATAAAGCTTGCTGCCCCAATAATGGTGCATACCGCTGAAGAGGCATGGGCATCGCTTGAACAGAAGGATGAAAACTGCGAAAGCGTACATCTTTCTCTAATAAATGATGCTGATCAGCAGGTTTTGGATTCAGCAGACCAAGAAAAATGGAAAACGATTTTTGAAATACGTGATGAAGTTCTCAGAAAGCTTGAAGAGCTCAGGCAGAACCAGACTATCGGTTCAAACCAGCAGGCAAGTGTCGCTGTAAAGGCAGATGAGAGTACTGCTGATTTGCTTGAGCAGTTCGGGGCAGATAATTTTGCAGAGCTCTGCATAATAAGTGAAGCAAAAATAGAACGTGCAGAGAACCTTGAGATTTCAGCCTGCAAGTCCGCAAATGACAAATGCCAGAGGTGCTGGAACTACTTCGCTTCAGTGGGTGAAGATGCAGAAAATCCCGATTTGTGCAAAAGGTGCGCCGAAGCGGTTAAGCAGACCTCTGCTGTTTGAGAACTCCTTTAAGGGAATAAATGAATTTAGCAAATATACGAAATTTTTCCATAGTAGCACACATAGACCACGGCAAGAGTACAATCGCAGACAGGATTATGCTACATGCAGGGGCGGTTACTGAAAGGGAATTTCATAACCAGCTGCTTGACAGTATGGATCTTGAAAGGGAGCGCGGTATTACTATCAAGGCCTCCGCTGTTACCATGTATGTCAATTACAAGGGCGAGAAATATATGCTCAACCTCATTGACACGCCCGGGCATGTGGATTTCAGCTATGAGGTCTCTCGTGCTCTTACCGCCTGCGAGGGGGCACTTCTTGTTGTTGATTCTGCTCAAGGCGTTGAAGCTCAGACAGTTGCCAATGCTTATCTTGC is a window encoding:
- the ileS gene encoding isoleucine--tRNA ligase; amino-acid sequence: MSENKNYKKTLNLPKTSFAMKANLTQREPQMRKQWAKEKIYQKIREARKNSKPYILHDGPPYANGDIHMGHVINKVLKDVVVKYKTMRGFDAPYVPGWDCHGLPIEAKVMTELGDEAADMEKLEIRKRCKKYASKYVKLQSRQFASLGVFGNYEDPYLTMVPAYEKGILEVFGKLVEQGLVYKQLKPIHWSVGCQTALADAELEYKDITSPSIYVNFPAEREAAEKLINLGLAEQGETACFMIWTTTPWTLCANLAVAVHPGLEYASVKYQKNGKKYASLVCTERIEAAVQAAGISEYAVSEARVKGAELEGLRYSHPFITEKPTESDAYFVVQADYVTTEDGTGLVHTAPGHGTEDYMTGVKNGLEIYSPVDENGTYDDTVPDFLAGKNVLKVDEEVIERLSAKGLLFARKDLLHSYPHCWRSRMPVIFRATEQWFAGVDIKLEDTGKTLREMAVASTDEVRWIPGWGKKRIAGMLESRPDWCLSRQRSWGLPIPVFVNSEGRSLLTPESVAAAAEHIGRKGSDSWFTDSPKEILGEDFDLPEGFSFDDLEKEENIFDVWFESGCSWHSVAANRGWDLPVDLYLEGSDQHRGWFQLSLLPALGAMHRAPFKNVLTHGFTVDAEGHKQSKSLGNYVNAMEEIEKYGSDILRLWVSSVNYQEDMRCSDELIGRMRDSYRKIRNTIRYILSNIKDFTPEEATAFEDMEPIDQWALYRYNFMVKNVINDYDNFVFHKVFAGVYNFCTVEMSNIYMDVVKDRLYCELPESPSRKSCQTVLWKILNGLIKLAAPIMVHTAEEAWASLEQKDENCESVHLSLINDADQQVLDSADQEKWKTIFEIRDEVLRKLEELRQNQTIGSNQQASVAVKADESTADLLEQFGADNFAELCIISEAKIERAENLEISACKSANDKCQRCWNYFASVGEDAENPDLCKRCAEAVKQTSAV